The Candidatus Bathyarchaeota archaeon genome includes a window with the following:
- a CDS encoding M48 family metalloprotease, with protein sequence MSSTCKKCGLVNVDGKFFCEYCGARLRRSSIYDLTVDDFITDGDREAFNILKCIGSLIPFLYSTIIKPKLQTATSKYIRSHTSPTERLTTLSVDCAEILALEYLPEVYVTDLGQKNAITLGDDSEALIVLDNGLQKSLSDGELRALLGHEMGHIKSRHLAYHVTAEVLERGLAFASHLTNTGILSLPVKPILLAWHRESELSADRASLIVAGDITHVETMFLKMIGEALSRKVDTTVNSVIETFSSHPHYLNRLKALREFLTSTEYKMISMKLLRKKMLRSALVEFCRFCGSSKHVEDVFCPSCGRALA encoded by the coding sequence GTGTCTTCCACATGTAAGAAATGTGGATTAGTTAACGTTGATGGCAAATTCTTCTGTGAATATTGTGGAGCCAGACTCCGCCGTTCATCCATCTACGACCTTACGGTGGATGACTTCATTACTGATGGAGACCGTGAGGCTTTTAATATCTTAAAATGCATCGGCTCCCTCATCCCATTTCTATATTCAACTATTATCAAACCTAAACTCCAGACGGCTACTTCAAAATATATCCGAAGCCATACTTCTCCGACTGAAAGGTTGACGACGTTGAGTGTAGATTGTGCTGAGATCTTGGCCTTAGAATATCTACCGGAAGTGTATGTTACCGATCTTGGTCAGAAGAATGCGATCACTCTTGGCGATGATTCAGAAGCTCTAATAGTGTTAGATAATGGTCTCCAGAAAAGTCTTTCAGATGGTGAGCTACGTGCGCTATTGGGCCATGAGATGGGGCATATTAAGAGTCGACACCTAGCCTACCATGTCACGGCTGAGGTTCTTGAACGTGGCCTAGCCTTCGCATCGCATCTAACAAATACTGGCATACTCTCTTTACCGGTGAAACCTATTCTTCTTGCATGGCATAGAGAATCGGAGCTCAGCGCTGATAGGGCAAGCCTCATAGTGGCCGGCGATATAACTCATGTCGAAACTATGTTCTTGAAGATGATAGGTGAAGCCTTGTCTCGAAAGGTCGATACGACAGTAAACTCAGTGATCGAGACCTTCAGTAGCCACCCACACTATTTGAACAGACTCAAAGCTTTAAGAGAGTTCTTAACATCCACTGAATACAAAATGATAAGTATGAAGTTGCTTCGAAAGAAGATGCTTAGATCTGCTCTTGTA